ACAGCCACAGGCACCACAAAAGGCCGACTCGGTGATGATCACCAGCCAGGCTCAGCAGCTGCAAAGCGTACAGTCAAAGCTGTCTTCTCTGCCGGAAGTTGACCAAAAGAAAGTGGCCGAAATCAAGCAAGCCATTGCTGAAGGCCGTTATAAAATTGACCCAGAAAAGCTCGCGGCCAATATCGCCAGCTTTGAAGCAGAACTACAGGAATTAGGCCGAGACGCCTGATATCCAGCACGGATTGGGGAAAATCCAAGGCCGGCCATTTGATTATGGCCGGCTTTTTGCATTCTTTTATTACTAACCCAGATGTCAATAAAACCGGGATGCAACACCATGGATCACGTCAACGAACTCAATCAGCTGCTCGATGCACAACAAAGTCTGCTGGAGCAGCTTCTGGCCTCGATGGCGGCTGAACGTGCAGCCTTGATAGCCCAAAATGCGTCAGAGCTGATGAACATTGCAGAGCACAAATCCTCTGCCCTGCTGCGACTGAAGCAAAATGATGATGCCATGGCGGCTCACCCAGGTCACAGCCTGCTGACAAGCGATACAGCCCTCTCGGCCAAGGTACAGTCGGTACAAAATACCCTGATGCGCTGCAAGCATGAAAACCAAGCCAACGCACAGCTCATTGAGCACAGTCAGGCGAGCATTAACCGACTGGCGCAGGCGCTGCAGGTAAGCCGTAACGCAAGCTCCCTTACCTACACAGACAAGGGTAAAACATCGACCATCTCAACGCTGGGCAGCAGTATCGAAGTCTGAGGATGCCAATGGCAATCTCCTCGGTCAGCCGGCGACAGAGGTCATCGACGACCAACAAGAAAGCCCCTTGATGAGGGGCTTTTTCACAGCACAACGTAAAGAGTCATATCCTGACGGCGCCATCTGCACCATTAGAAATAGGTAACTTCCTTCACTTTGGATGGGCGATTCTGCTGCTGGTAGATATCCCACACGCGCGCAAAATCCAGTTCAAGCTCAGTGACATAATGCTCGCCAGCGGGATAGGCCTTAACCACTTTAGCTCCCCTGATCACACCTGATACCGACGCTTTAATACTGTCGCTGCCCATGGCCCAATCATTCACGCTGGCACCGGCACTGATTTTTTGACCATATACCTGCTCTGCCAATTCTCGATAAGCCGCAAGCTTGGACGCCTGCATCGCCATCAGCACTTTCTCGGCCTGGGTTTTGGCAGGCTGTGTTGCCAAAGGCGCGTAGCCAATGGCTGTCAGCTTGGGAAAACTGGCAGGGGCTTCAGTTTCCCATTGAACATAACGGTCATCACTGCTGGCGCAACCGGCTAAAAATACCATGGCCACACAGGCATAAATCCACTTTTTCATCTGTCTTCTCCAAGCAGAGTGACCCTATCAAGCCCAGGTGCTTCATGGCGATACAAGAGCCCGTCTTTGGAGACCACCTGCTGGGAGTACCCAAGGTAATCTCTGAGATCCCCCGGACGACTGAACGATTGGGAAGCCGCCACCACGCGATTATTGGCTATGTCGACCAGACGGCTGTTCACTGTCATGCCATCGCGCCCCAGGCTGTATGTGGCCACAAGCACATGCTGGGTCTGGGCAGTGTCACGCAGCTTTTGCCAATCCCGGCTCAGCAATAAGTCCCCTTTATCAGTAACTCTCAGGGTTTGGCTAATGGCCGTATCCACCACGTTGAAGTATCGGGCGTGAAGCGCGTCCATCATCCCTTGCTGGAGCTGACGGGCAAAACTGCCGCTGTGGGTCATGTCATCGACGTTTACCGGTGTCGTTACCACTATGGGGTCGCTGGAAGTGAGCACATCGTTGGTCAGCAGCAACTCATTGACTATCTGCTGTGCCAGAACATTGACTTGCTCCCGCTGAGGATAGCCTTCTTCAGCATAGGATACGCTCTGGGGCGTTTTCGGCTGCCCTTGTGCAGGTAACAACACAAAAGAGAGTGCCAGAGCGGTGAGCATTCGCACCTTCATAGAGTCAACTCCATGATTTAATATAAGTTAATAAGAAAACCGGAAAGGAGTTTTCTAATCCATTACACAGCTATCGGCAACGCAAGCAATTACTTTACCCCAAAAGCCCACAATTCAGCTGGGTAGCCTGCCTGGGGCGGCACGCAACTTGCTTAAATCACTGCACGACTTACCCATCCGTTATTTATCTTGCGCCGCGGCAACCTTAAATGGCTTGCACGCCTTGTGCCAAAGACACCAACGGATGTAACCCTCAACCCTTTGAGATGTGGCAGGACAGGCATATGGGATTGATAAAATCCGCTCTCGTATTCGGTGCGCTCCTTGTGAGCATTCAGGCCCAGGCCGACTGGGTGACGGCTGAGGGTGAGGCTGTCATCGTCAACGGCAACATTACCAAGGCCCGCGCAGAAGCCATAGAGCAGGCCGTCAGTTATGCCAGCCTGCAAGCCGGTGTCAGCGTAGAAACAACTCAACAGACGGTGGATGGGCACCTGACAGATTCAAGCACCCGCCTGATGCAACAACTGATGAGTGGACCGGTGCAACTTGTCAGCGAACAAATAGAAAACAACCGTTTGCGAGTGCAACTTAGGGTCGAGCTCATGGAGGCCCCACAAAGTCAGTGCCAAAGTACTCACCTGAAGGCGGCGATTCTATTACCCGAAGCCGCGGTAAGGGACCGCAGTCAACTCACGCACGGGCAGATAAATAGCCTGGGCGAAGCAGTCTCACAACAGCTCGCCCGAAGACTGGACAGTACCTCAGGTGCGGCCTTTGCCAACTTGCGCCCCGGCGCCAGACTTGATGTAGACCCAAGACAACTTGCCGCCCCCGGCTATCGTTTGCCGGGTTACCTTGCCATGGCAAGTGATAGCCAATACGTGCTGGTGCCCCAAATAACCGACGTTTCCACCGAGCCTTCCCAAAGCAGCTACTTTGGCCTCGTATCAAACGCCCCTGAACGCCAGTTTGCACTGACCATGACTCTCTTCCAGGGGATCAGCGGCGAAATTATCTGGCGTGAAAAGTTTGAAACCTCGGCCCCCTGGGAGTTCGAACGGACAGAGTCAGTGTCGCCAACCCATGACAGATTCTGGCGCTCAGCCTACGGCATGGCAGTGGATAAACTGCTGGTGCAGGCGGTGAAAGAACTCGACAAAGCACTGCTCTGCCGCCCTGTGCTGGGGCAAATTGTTGCCAGGCAGGGGCAAACCCTGATCCTGAATCTGGGACGTCGCCATGGTATCAAGGTGGGGGATGAACTCGCCGTGGTACTGGCAAAACATATTCCGGACAGACTGAACGATACCCGCACAACCGGCAACAACACCAAAACAAACATCAGCATAACCCAGGTCACCGAAGACAGCGCCCGCGCCGAACTTTCCGGCCTTGGCAGTGTGGACAACATTCAGATAAGCGATATTGCGATAAAAACCGGGCAGAACAAGAATTAACCAGTTAAATATCAAGACTTTTAATCAAAGACAAAATAGGTATAATCAGCGGGTCTCCCTATAGCTCAACAGGATAGAGCAGTCGCCTCCTAAGCGACCGATCGGGGTTCGAGTCCCTGTGGGGAGGCCATTCAGCTATCTTTTACCTTTAAAAACAACAGCTTGCACCACACTCCAATATCAAAAACCACCTATAGACCACCAGCAAACGATTAGATTTATTCTGGTGAAATGACAGGTGCTTTTTCGTGTACCTCATGCGGCACCATCAGTCGCTTCTTGTGTCAGTTCCATTGCGTCCGCTCGTATCCTCAAGTATTCCCGCCGCTGCTGCTTGGTAGCGTCTGAATCGTGGTTAATGCCACCATGCTTTGAAAGCCAATAGCGAGGACGTTTAAACCGAGCGCACTCCCACGCCTTCAATGCTTCCTCTGTCCTGCTTAGCTCTTCAATCACCACTCCCACGGCTCCGCACTCTTAACCCGCTGCTTGTACTCTTCCTCGGTCATCCAGCAACCACAAAGACAAGTCTCAGGGCTGCATGGCTCAAACTGCATCAGTACCAGGCAATCCTGCTGGCTTATCTTGTGGGTCAGATTCTCAGGGCTTTGCCTCTGGATCTTTTCAAGTCTGCGCTTAAGCATCGACATCACGGACGCCCTCTCGGAAGAACATATCCAGCTGTAAGTCGTTGGCGACTCTCTCGGCTGAATAGACTCCGGTTTTCCCTGCTCTGCCGACCTCATAGACGGTCATGCTGCCGTCTTGGTTTTCATAAATGCCCCGTCCATGCTCAGCCAATACACGCTTAGCCTCTGCCAAGAAACGATTACGCTCTGCCTCGTTGCACTTGCCGTAATTCATCACACGCCCCCCGCCTTACAAGAAAACTCTTTGACCAATCCTATGCGGCTATCCAGCTGTTCAAAAGTGAAGTGATTTGATGCCACTGGCATAACATTGGAAACCTGCGCTGGCATAACCCGCATGGCTTTGATGACTGCGCCAAGAACCGACCGGATAACGGCATCCTTCTGTAGTGCTGAACTGCTGCCGCTGACAATCTCAACCCCATTAAGCGCGATTGTATTGGGATACTTATCCAGCACGTCCCCTAGCTGC
The window above is part of the Shewanella litorisediminis genome. Proteins encoded here:
- a CDS encoding flagellar assembly protein FlgT, producing the protein MGLIKSALVFGALLVSIQAQADWVTAEGEAVIVNGNITKARAEAIEQAVSYASLQAGVSVETTQQTVDGHLTDSSTRLMQQLMSGPVQLVSEQIENNRLRVQLRVELMEAPQSQCQSTHLKAAILLPEAAVRDRSQLTHGQINSLGEAVSQQLARRLDSTSGAAFANLRPGARLDVDPRQLAAPGYRLPGYLAMASDSQYVLVPQITDVSTEPSQSSYFGLVSNAPERQFALTMTLFQGISGEIIWREKFETSAPWEFERTESVSPTHDRFWRSAYGMAVDKLLVQAVKELDKALLCRPVLGQIVARQGQTLILNLGRRHGIKVGDELAVVLAKHIPDRLNDTRTTGNNTKTNISITQVTEDSARAELSGLGSVDNIQISDIAIKTGQNKN
- a CDS encoding flagella synthesis protein FlgN, yielding MDHVNELNQLLDAQQSLLEQLLASMAAERAALIAQNASELMNIAEHKSSALLRLKQNDDAMAAHPGHSLLTSDTALSAKVQSVQNTLMRCKHENQANAQLIEHSQASINRLAQALQVSRNASSLTYTDKGKTSTISTLGSSIEV
- the flgM gene encoding flagellar biosynthesis anti-sigma factor FlgM, translated to MAIELPKNNAASNRVGNTSSPLTSARTAQASAAQTAQPQAPQKADSVMITSQAQQLQSVQSKLSSLPEVDQKKVAEIKQAIAEGRYKIDPEKLAANIASFEAELQELGRDA
- a CDS encoding LPP20 family lipoprotein; translation: MKKWIYACVAMVFLAGCASSDDRYVQWETEAPASFPKLTAIGYAPLATQPAKTQAEKVLMAMQASKLAAYRELAEQVYGQKISAGASVNDWAMGSDSIKASVSGVIRGAKVVKAYPAGEHYVTELELDFARVWDIYQQQNRPSKVKEVTYF
- a CDS encoding FlgO family outer membrane protein; the protein is MKVRMLTALALSFVLLPAQGQPKTPQSVSYAEEGYPQREQVNVLAQQIVNELLLTNDVLTSSDPIVVTTPVNVDDMTHSGSFARQLQQGMMDALHARYFNVVDTAISQTLRVTDKGDLLLSRDWQKLRDTAQTQHVLVATYSLGRDGMTVNSRLVDIANNRVVAASQSFSRPGDLRDYLGYSQQVVSKDGLLYRHEAPGLDRVTLLGEDR